In the Halichoerus grypus chromosome 4, mHalGry1.hap1.1, whole genome shotgun sequence genome, one interval contains:
- the LOC118546188 gene encoding protocadherin-8 isoform X1 codes for MSPVRRGGSPCLFPLQLFSLCWVLSVAQSKTVRYSTFEEDAPGTVIGTLAEDLHMKVSGDTSFRLMKQFNSSLLRVREGDGQLTVGDAGLDRERLCGQAPQCMLAFDVVSFSQEQFRLVHVEVEVRDINDHAPRFPRAQIPVEVSEGAAVGTRIPLEVPVDEDVGANGLQSVRLAEPHSPFRVELQTRADGAQCADLVLLQELDRESQAAYSLELVAQDGGRPPRSATAALSVRVLDANDHSPAFPQGAVAEVELAEDAPVGSLLLDLDAADPDEGPNGDVVFAFGARTPPEARRLFRLDPRSGRLTLAGPVDYERQDTYELDVRAQDRGPGPRASTCKVIVRIRDVNDNAPDITITPLAAPGAPAASPFAAAAAAAALGGADATSPTGPGTPEAGAVSLVPEGAARESLVALVSTSDRDSGANGQVRCALYGHEHFRLQPAYAGSYLVVTAASLDRERIAEYNLTLVAEDRGAPPLRTVRPYTVRVSDENDNAPVFTRPVYEVSVRENNPPGAYLATVAARDPDLGRNGQVTYRLLEAEVGRAGGSVSTYVSVDPATGAIYALRSFDYETLRQLDVRIQASDGGSPQLSSSALVQVRVLDQNDHAPVLVHPAPANGTLEVAVPGRTARDTAVARVQARDADDGANGELAFELQQQEPREAFAIGRRTGEIVLTGDLSQEPPGRVFRALLVISDGGRPPLSTSATVSFVVTAGGGRGLVAPASAGSPERSRPPGSRLAASGPALQWDTPLIVIIVLAGSCTLLLAAIIAIATTCNRRKKEVRKGGARREERPGAAGGGASAPGSPEEAARGAGPRPNMFDVLTFPGSGKAPFGSPAADPPPPAAAAAEVPGSEGGSATGESSCHFEGQQRLRGAHAEPYGASPGFGKEPAPPVAVWKGHSFNTISGREAEKFSGKDSGKGDSDFNDSDSDISGDALKKDLINHMQSGLWACTAECKILGHSDRCWSPSCGGPNTHPPAHPPAQMSTFCKSTSLPRDPLRRDNYYQAQLPKTVGLQSVYEKVLHRDYDRTVTLLSPPRPGRLPDLQEIGVPLYQSPPGRYLSPKKEANENV; via the exons ATGAGTCCAGTGAGGCGCGGGGGCAGCCCCTGCCTTTTCCCTTTACAGCTCTTCAGCCTCTGTTGGGTGCTCTCAGTGGCCCAGAGCAAGACAGTGCGATACAGCACCTTCGAGGAGGATGCCCCTGGCACGGTCATCGGGACCCTGGCTGAGGACCTGCATATGAAAGTATCTGGAGACACAAGCTTCCGCCTGATGAAGCAGTTCAACAGCTCGCTTCTCCGGGTGCGCGAGGGCGACGGGCAGCTGACCGTCGGGGACGCGGGCCTGGACCGGGAGCGGCTGTGTGGCCAGGCGCCACAGTGCATGCTGGCCTTCGACGTGGTCAGCTTCTCGCAGGAGCAGTTCCGGCTGGTGCACgtggaggtggaggtgagggACATCAACGACCATGCGCCGCGCTTCCCGCGGGCCCAGATCCCCGTGGAGGTGTCCGAGGGCGCAGCTGTGGGCACGCGCATCCCCTTGGAGGTGCCTGTGGACGAGGACGTGGGGGCCAACGGGCTGCAGAGCGTGCGCCTGGCCGAGCCTCACAGCCCCTTCCGCGTGGAACTGCAGACGCGCGCGGACGGCGCCCAGTGCGCGGACCTAGTGCTGCTACAGGAGCTGGACCGCGAGAGCCAGGCCGCCTACAGCCTGGAGCTGGTGGCCCAGGACGGCGGCCGCCCGCCGCGCTCCGCCACGGCCGCCCTCAGCGTACGAGTGCTGGACGCCAATGACCACAGCCCGGCCTTCCCGCAGGGCGCCGTGGCCGAAGTGGAGCTGGCGGAGGACGCTCCCGTGGGCTCGCTGCTGCTCGACCTGGACGCGGCCGACCCCGACGAGGGCCCCAACGGCGACGTGGTGTTCGCCTTCGGGGCCCGCACCCCGCCCGAGGCGCGCCGCCTCTTCCGCCTGGACCCGCGCTCGGGCCGCCTCACCCTGGCAGGACCGGTGGACTACGAGCGCCAGGACACCTATGAGCTGGACGTGCGGGCCCAGGACCGCGGTCCAGGGCCCCGGGCCTCCACCTGCAAGGTCATCGTGCGCATCCGCGACGTCAATGACAACGCTCCGGACATCACCATCACCCCGCTGGCCGCCCCGGGCGCACCTGCCGCCTCTCCCttcgccgccgcagccgccgccgccgctctcGGGGGTGCGGACGCGACCTCGCCGACCGGGCCCGGGACGCCTGAGGCCGGCGCCGTGTCTCTGGTGCCAGAGGGGGCGGCGCGCGAGAGCCTGGTGGCGCTGGTCAGCACCTCGGACAGAGACTCGGGAGCCAACGGGCAGGTGCGCTGCGCCCTCTACGGGCACGAGCACTTCCGTCTGCAGCCGGCCTACGCGGGCAGCTACCTGGTGGTGACCGCGGCGTCGCTGGACCGCGAGCGCATCGCCGAGTACAACCTGACGCTGGTGGCCGAAGACCGCGGCGCGCCCCCGCTACGCACCGTGAGGCCCTACACGGTGCGCGTGAGTGACGAGAACGACAACGCGCCAGTCTTCACACGGCCGGTCTACGAGGTGTCCGTGCGTGAGAACAACCCGCCCGGCGCCTACTTGGCCACGGTGGCCGCCCGGGACCCCGACCTGGGCCGCAACGGCCAGGTCACCTACCGGCTGCTGGAGGCTGAAGTAGGCCGTGCCGGGGGCTCGGTGTCCACCTATGTGTCGGTGGACCCGGCCACCGGGGCCATCTATGCGCTGCGCAGCTTCGACTATGAGACGCTGCGCCAGCTCGACGTGCGCATCCAGGCGAGCGACGGTGGCTCCCCTCAGCTCTCCAGCAGCGCCCTGGTGCAAGTGCGGGTACTGGACCAGAACGACCACGCACCGGTCCTGGTGCACCCGGCGCCGGCCAACGGGACCCTGGAAGTGGCGGTCCCCGGGCGCACGGCAAGGGACACTGCCGTGGCGCGCGTGCAGGCCCGGGACGCGGACGATGGTGCCAACGGGGAGCTGGCATTCGAGCTGCAGCAGCAGGAGCCGCGAGAAGCCTTCGCCATCGGCCGCCGCACGGGGGAGATCGTGCTCACAGGCGACCTCTCGCAGGAGCCGCCGGGCCGCGTGTTCCGGGCGCTGCTGGTCATATCCGACGGCGGCCGTCCCCCGCTCTCCACCTCTGCCACCGTCAGTTTCGTGGTGACAGCAGGCGGCGGGCGAGGGCTGGTGGCGCCCGCCAGTGCGGGGAGCCCTGAGCGTTCTCGCCCGCCCGGCTCTCGACTCGCGGCGTCGGGGCCGGCCCTACAATGGGACACGCCGCTGATCGTCATCATCGTGTTGGCCGGGAGCTGCACGCTGCTGCTGGCCGCCATCATCGCCATCGCCACCACCTGCAACCGCCGCAAGAAGGAGGTGCGCAAGGGGGGGGCCCGCCGGGAAGAGCGGcccggggcggcgggcggcggagCCTCGGCTCCCGGCTCCCCGGAGGAGGCTGCCCGGGGAGCCGGGCCCAGGCCCAACATGTTCGACGTGCTCACCTTCCCTGGCAGCGGCAAAGCGCCCTTTGGCAGCCCCGCGGCCGACCCGCCCCCGCCCGCGGCCGCCGCGGCCGAAGTGCCGGGCTCGGAGGGCGGCAGCGCCACCGGGGAAAGCTCCTGTCACTTCGAGGGGCAGCAGCGGCTCCGCGGCGCGCACGCCGAG CCCTACGGTGCCTCCCCCGGCTTCGGAAAGGAGCCGGCGCCCCCTGTGGCGGTCTGGAAAGGACACTCTTTCAACACCATCTCTGGCCGAGAAGCGGAGAAGTTCAGCGGAAAAGACAGCGGCAAAGGGGACAGTGATTTCAACGACAGCGATTCTGACATCAGCGGGGACGCTCTGAAAAAGGATCTCATCAACCACATGCAGAGTG GACTGTGGGCGTGCACCGCTGAGTGTAAGATCCTGGGCCACTCTGACCGCTGCTGGAGCCCGTCATGCGGAGGGCCCAACACGCATCCCCCGGCTCACCCACCAGCGCAGATGTCTACCTTCTGTAAGAGCACGTCCCTGCCTCGGGATCCTCTGCGCAGGGACAATTACTATCAGGCCCAGCTGCCCAAGACAGTGGGGCTGCAGAGCGTCTACGAGAAAGTGCTACACAGAGACTATGACAGGACAGTCaccctgctctcccctcctcGTCCAGGGAGGCTCCCAGACTTGCAGGAAATCGGGGTACCCCTCTACCAGTCCCCCCCTGGCAGGTACCTGTCCCCAAAGAAGGAAGCCAATGAAAATGTGTAA
- the LOC118546188 gene encoding protocadherin-8 isoform X2: protein MSPVRRGGSPCLFPLQLFSLCWVLSVAQSKTVRYSTFEEDAPGTVIGTLAEDLHMKVSGDTSFRLMKQFNSSLLRVREGDGQLTVGDAGLDRERLCGQAPQCMLAFDVVSFSQEQFRLVHVEVEVRDINDHAPRFPRAQIPVEVSEGAAVGTRIPLEVPVDEDVGANGLQSVRLAEPHSPFRVELQTRADGAQCADLVLLQELDRESQAAYSLELVAQDGGRPPRSATAALSVRVLDANDHSPAFPQGAVAEVELAEDAPVGSLLLDLDAADPDEGPNGDVVFAFGARTPPEARRLFRLDPRSGRLTLAGPVDYERQDTYELDVRAQDRGPGPRASTCKVIVRIRDVNDNAPDITITPLAAPGAPAASPFAAAAAAAALGGADATSPTGPGTPEAGAVSLVPEGAARESLVALVSTSDRDSGANGQVRCALYGHEHFRLQPAYAGSYLVVTAASLDRERIAEYNLTLVAEDRGAPPLRTVRPYTVRVSDENDNAPVFTRPVYEVSVRENNPPGAYLATVAARDPDLGRNGQVTYRLLEAEVGRAGGSVSTYVSVDPATGAIYALRSFDYETLRQLDVRIQASDGGSPQLSSSALVQVRVLDQNDHAPVLVHPAPANGTLEVAVPGRTARDTAVARVQARDADDGANGELAFELQQQEPREAFAIGRRTGEIVLTGDLSQEPPGRVFRALLVISDGGRPPLSTSATVSFVVTAGGGRGLVAPASAGSPERSRPPGSRLAASGPALQWDTPLIVIIVLAGSCTLLLAAIIAIATTCNRRKKEPYGASPGFGKEPAPPVAVWKGHSFNTISGREAEKFSGKDSGKGDSDFNDSDSDISGDALKKDLINHMQSGLWACTAECKILGHSDRCWSPSCGGPNTHPPAHPPAQMSTFCKSTSLPRDPLRRDNYYQAQLPKTVGLQSVYEKVLHRDYDRTVTLLSPPRPGRLPDLQEIGVPLYQSPPGRYLSPKKEANENV, encoded by the exons ATGAGTCCAGTGAGGCGCGGGGGCAGCCCCTGCCTTTTCCCTTTACAGCTCTTCAGCCTCTGTTGGGTGCTCTCAGTGGCCCAGAGCAAGACAGTGCGATACAGCACCTTCGAGGAGGATGCCCCTGGCACGGTCATCGGGACCCTGGCTGAGGACCTGCATATGAAAGTATCTGGAGACACAAGCTTCCGCCTGATGAAGCAGTTCAACAGCTCGCTTCTCCGGGTGCGCGAGGGCGACGGGCAGCTGACCGTCGGGGACGCGGGCCTGGACCGGGAGCGGCTGTGTGGCCAGGCGCCACAGTGCATGCTGGCCTTCGACGTGGTCAGCTTCTCGCAGGAGCAGTTCCGGCTGGTGCACgtggaggtggaggtgagggACATCAACGACCATGCGCCGCGCTTCCCGCGGGCCCAGATCCCCGTGGAGGTGTCCGAGGGCGCAGCTGTGGGCACGCGCATCCCCTTGGAGGTGCCTGTGGACGAGGACGTGGGGGCCAACGGGCTGCAGAGCGTGCGCCTGGCCGAGCCTCACAGCCCCTTCCGCGTGGAACTGCAGACGCGCGCGGACGGCGCCCAGTGCGCGGACCTAGTGCTGCTACAGGAGCTGGACCGCGAGAGCCAGGCCGCCTACAGCCTGGAGCTGGTGGCCCAGGACGGCGGCCGCCCGCCGCGCTCCGCCACGGCCGCCCTCAGCGTACGAGTGCTGGACGCCAATGACCACAGCCCGGCCTTCCCGCAGGGCGCCGTGGCCGAAGTGGAGCTGGCGGAGGACGCTCCCGTGGGCTCGCTGCTGCTCGACCTGGACGCGGCCGACCCCGACGAGGGCCCCAACGGCGACGTGGTGTTCGCCTTCGGGGCCCGCACCCCGCCCGAGGCGCGCCGCCTCTTCCGCCTGGACCCGCGCTCGGGCCGCCTCACCCTGGCAGGACCGGTGGACTACGAGCGCCAGGACACCTATGAGCTGGACGTGCGGGCCCAGGACCGCGGTCCAGGGCCCCGGGCCTCCACCTGCAAGGTCATCGTGCGCATCCGCGACGTCAATGACAACGCTCCGGACATCACCATCACCCCGCTGGCCGCCCCGGGCGCACCTGCCGCCTCTCCCttcgccgccgcagccgccgccgccgctctcGGGGGTGCGGACGCGACCTCGCCGACCGGGCCCGGGACGCCTGAGGCCGGCGCCGTGTCTCTGGTGCCAGAGGGGGCGGCGCGCGAGAGCCTGGTGGCGCTGGTCAGCACCTCGGACAGAGACTCGGGAGCCAACGGGCAGGTGCGCTGCGCCCTCTACGGGCACGAGCACTTCCGTCTGCAGCCGGCCTACGCGGGCAGCTACCTGGTGGTGACCGCGGCGTCGCTGGACCGCGAGCGCATCGCCGAGTACAACCTGACGCTGGTGGCCGAAGACCGCGGCGCGCCCCCGCTACGCACCGTGAGGCCCTACACGGTGCGCGTGAGTGACGAGAACGACAACGCGCCAGTCTTCACACGGCCGGTCTACGAGGTGTCCGTGCGTGAGAACAACCCGCCCGGCGCCTACTTGGCCACGGTGGCCGCCCGGGACCCCGACCTGGGCCGCAACGGCCAGGTCACCTACCGGCTGCTGGAGGCTGAAGTAGGCCGTGCCGGGGGCTCGGTGTCCACCTATGTGTCGGTGGACCCGGCCACCGGGGCCATCTATGCGCTGCGCAGCTTCGACTATGAGACGCTGCGCCAGCTCGACGTGCGCATCCAGGCGAGCGACGGTGGCTCCCCTCAGCTCTCCAGCAGCGCCCTGGTGCAAGTGCGGGTACTGGACCAGAACGACCACGCACCGGTCCTGGTGCACCCGGCGCCGGCCAACGGGACCCTGGAAGTGGCGGTCCCCGGGCGCACGGCAAGGGACACTGCCGTGGCGCGCGTGCAGGCCCGGGACGCGGACGATGGTGCCAACGGGGAGCTGGCATTCGAGCTGCAGCAGCAGGAGCCGCGAGAAGCCTTCGCCATCGGCCGCCGCACGGGGGAGATCGTGCTCACAGGCGACCTCTCGCAGGAGCCGCCGGGCCGCGTGTTCCGGGCGCTGCTGGTCATATCCGACGGCGGCCGTCCCCCGCTCTCCACCTCTGCCACCGTCAGTTTCGTGGTGACAGCAGGCGGCGGGCGAGGGCTGGTGGCGCCCGCCAGTGCGGGGAGCCCTGAGCGTTCTCGCCCGCCCGGCTCTCGACTCGCGGCGTCGGGGCCGGCCCTACAATGGGACACGCCGCTGATCGTCATCATCGTGTTGGCCGGGAGCTGCACGCTGCTGCTGGCCGCCATCATCGCCATCGCCACCACCTGCAACCGCCGCAAGAAGGAG CCCTACGGTGCCTCCCCCGGCTTCGGAAAGGAGCCGGCGCCCCCTGTGGCGGTCTGGAAAGGACACTCTTTCAACACCATCTCTGGCCGAGAAGCGGAGAAGTTCAGCGGAAAAGACAGCGGCAAAGGGGACAGTGATTTCAACGACAGCGATTCTGACATCAGCGGGGACGCTCTGAAAAAGGATCTCATCAACCACATGCAGAGTG GACTGTGGGCGTGCACCGCTGAGTGTAAGATCCTGGGCCACTCTGACCGCTGCTGGAGCCCGTCATGCGGAGGGCCCAACACGCATCCCCCGGCTCACCCACCAGCGCAGATGTCTACCTTCTGTAAGAGCACGTCCCTGCCTCGGGATCCTCTGCGCAGGGACAATTACTATCAGGCCCAGCTGCCCAAGACAGTGGGGCTGCAGAGCGTCTACGAGAAAGTGCTACACAGAGACTATGACAGGACAGTCaccctgctctcccctcctcGTCCAGGGAGGCTCCCAGACTTGCAGGAAATCGGGGTACCCCTCTACCAGTCCCCCCCTGGCAGGTACCTGTCCCCAAAGAAGGAAGCCAATGAAAATGTGTAA